The Kineothrix sp. MB12-C1 genome includes a window with the following:
- a CDS encoding pyridoxal phosphate-dependent aminotransferase, whose translation MKTFEKSSKLNNVCYDIRGPVMDEANRMIASGEKIVKLNIGNPAPFGFRAPDAVIKSMSENLTSTEGYSDSKGLLSARNAIVEYCKIKQMPDVSVEDVYTGNGVSELITLCMQGLLSDGDEVLVPMPDYPLWTASITLSGGRAVHYRCDEENEWYPDIEDMSRKITDRTKAIVVINPNNPTGALYPKEILLQIVELARLHELILFADEIYDRLVMDGHEHIALASLAPDLFTISFNGLSKSHLLAGYRCGWMCLCGDKSRAQGYIEGINLLSSMRLCSNVPAQSLIPTALEHLDDAKDMLLPGGRVYEQREYMYNAIKDIPGLSVVKPKAAFYMFPRLDIEKFGIVNDEQFVLDFLKEKKILFTHGGGFHWATPDHFRIVYLPYVDELGMAAEALRDFLQSYKQHC comes from the coding sequence ATTGCCTCCGGAGAAAAAATAGTAAAGTTGAATATAGGAAATCCGGCACCATTTGGTTTCCGGGCGCCGGATGCCGTAATAAAAAGTATGTCAGAGAATCTTACGAGCACGGAAGGCTATTCGGACTCTAAGGGACTCCTCAGTGCAAGAAACGCAATTGTTGAATATTGTAAGATCAAACAGATGCCCGATGTTTCTGTGGAAGATGTGTATACAGGAAATGGGGTCAGCGAATTGATTACCCTATGCATGCAGGGTCTTCTAAGCGACGGCGATGAAGTACTCGTTCCCATGCCTGATTATCCTCTGTGGACCGCTTCCATCACTCTTTCGGGAGGCCGCGCTGTCCATTATCGATGCGACGAAGAAAATGAATGGTATCCGGACATTGAAGATATGAGCAGAAAGATTACGGACAGAACGAAAGCAATTGTCGTTATTAATCCGAACAATCCAACCGGCGCACTTTATCCGAAAGAAATACTACTACAAATCGTAGAATTGGCAAGACTGCATGAACTGATTTTATTCGCGGATGAAATCTATGATCGTCTTGTCATGGATGGGCATGAGCACATTGCTCTGGCTTCCCTCGCTCCGGATCTTTTTACCATATCCTTCAACGGCTTATCAAAGTCTCATCTCCTAGCCGGTTATCGATGCGGATGGATGTGTCTTTGCGGTGATAAATCCCGGGCACAAGGATATATAGAAGGAATCAATCTTCTCTCTTCCATGAGATTATGTTCCAATGTACCCGCACAATCCTTAATTCCAACTGCTCTGGAACATCTTGACGATGCAAAAGATATGCTTTTACCGGGAGGAAGGGTCTATGAGCAAAGAGAATATATGTATAATGCCATTAAGGATATTCCGGGGCTTAGCGTCGTCAAACCTAAGGCTGCTTTTTATATGTTCCCACGCCTGGATATTGAAAAATTCGGTATTGTGAACGATGAACAATTCGTCCTGGATTTCCTTAAAGAGAAAAAAATACTGTTCACACACGGCGGAGGCTTCCACTGGGCAACGCCCGATCATTTCCGTATCGTATACCTGCCTTATGTAGATGAGCTCGGTATGGCTGCAGAAGCATTGAGGGATTTTCTCCAAAGTTATAAGCAACATTGTTAA
- a CDS encoding EAL and HDOD domain-containing protein codes for MFMARQPIFNKAMKIYGYELLFRSDANSGKFEGASAMAATASVVGNLFEQGIDRVVGTAKAFINFDYDFIMSDYIELIKPDALIIEVLETVKVDGTLMNRIEYLKNQGYQIALDDFEEGYDAYPLVPLADIIKYDIRITPLDTLVSDVRRALSEKKTLLAEKIETESEFRQASDMGFHLFQGYFFSKPAIVTGFSVRRSSKEQYFMLLKELKKEEPSYDIMTEIIETDVNLAYRFMKVISHKKGESAFHSIRYALVRMGLTDLERWINILMLQDIAHNKPLELMTLSLVRSRFGEFVADNSIYKNRKKEISMMCLFSTLDALLDQPMEKALEGMLISGDVFDALVYGKGSLKPFCSLMLSYEQGDWAQVHQYAEAIRLNTGLLYEGYLESVQWAYKVLTFME; via the coding sequence ATGTTTATGGCAAGGCAGCCTATATTCAATAAGGCAATGAAAATCTATGGATATGAACTTTTGTTCCGTTCCGATGCGAACTCAGGGAAATTCGAAGGTGCTTCCGCTATGGCAGCTACAGCCTCTGTTGTCGGTAATCTGTTCGAACAGGGTATTGATAGGGTTGTCGGCACAGCCAAAGCCTTCATTAACTTTGACTATGATTTTATTATGTCCGATTATATAGAGTTAATCAAACCGGATGCGCTTATTATTGAAGTGCTTGAAACCGTGAAGGTGGATGGAACATTAATGAACAGAATTGAATATTTAAAAAATCAAGGTTATCAGATTGCGCTGGATGACTTTGAAGAAGGCTATGACGCCTATCCTCTGGTTCCATTAGCCGATATCATAAAATATGATATTAGGATTACACCCCTGGATACACTTGTCAGCGATGTAAGACGGGCACTTTCCGAGAAAAAGACTCTTTTGGCAGAAAAAATTGAGACGGAAAGTGAATTCCGTCAAGCATCCGATATGGGGTTTCATCTGTTTCAAGGATATTTTTTCAGTAAACCCGCAATCGTGACAGGATTCAGCGTGAGGAGGAGCTCGAAGGAGCAATATTTCATGCTCCTTAAGGAATTGAAGAAAGAAGAGCCTTCCTATGATATTATGACGGAAATTATTGAAACGGACGTAAATCTTGCCTATCGTTTTATGAAAGTTATCAGCCATAAGAAAGGGGAATCGGCCTTCCATTCCATTCGATATGCATTGGTGCGCATGGGACTTACCGATTTGGAGAGATGGATAAATATATTAATGCTCCAAGATATTGCTCATAATAAGCCGTTAGAGCTTATGACGTTATCGCTGGTCCGCTCGAGATTTGGTGAATTTGTGGCAGACAACAGCATATATAAGAATCGTAAAAAAGAGATTTCTATGATGTGTCTGTTCAGCACTTTGGATGCCCTTTTAGATCAGCCGATGGAAAAGGCTTTGGAAGGGATGTTGATTTCCGGGGATGTATTTGATGCGCTTGTTTATGGAAAGGGTAGTTTAAAACCTTTCTGCTCCCTGATGTTATCATATGAACAAGGAGATTGGGCGCAAGTTCATCAATACGCCGAAGCGATCCGGCTCAATACCGGTTTGCTATATGAAGGATATTTGGAGTCCGTTCAATGGGCATATAAAGTGCTCACCTTTATGGAATAG
- a CDS encoding HAD family hydrolase, producing the protein MLEYVGVGIAMGDAPEEVKKIADLVAGKFARDRVTIGLKQLRFI; encoded by the coding sequence ATGTTAGAATATGTTGGTGTAGGAATTGCCATGGGTGATGCTCCTGAAGAAGTAAAAAAAATAGCTGACTTAGTGGCAGGAAAGTTTGCCCGGGATAGAGTGACGATAGGGCTTAAACAGTTAAGGTTTATATAA
- the pfkB gene encoding 1-phosphofructokinase, with amino-acid sequence MVYTVTLNPSLDYVVAVDDFRLGHTNRTGSERLVPGGKGLNVSAVLMNLGIQSTALGFVAGFTGDEVSRYIESLGINNGFIRVKEGLTRINLKLKSIEGTEINGQGPKINKEKIAQLMEQLDQLEEGDVLFLSGSIPASMPEDIYQRIMKNLDGRSVKTVVDATGNLLLNVLPYRPFLIKPNNHELSELFQVELKTRAEVLPYGRKLQQMGAKNVLISLAGEGAVLLAEDGTVHSSPVPKGNLVNGVGAGDAMLAAFMYAWMESRDYGRAFHWGLSAGCATAYSEKLATRAEIEAIYREVRTMNGM; translated from the coding sequence ATGGTTTATACAGTAACCCTCAATCCTTCATTGGACTATGTTGTAGCTGTCGATGATTTTCGGTTGGGACATACTAATCGAACCGGTTCTGAGCGTTTAGTGCCGGGAGGAAAGGGCCTCAATGTCTCTGCCGTACTGATGAATCTGGGCATTCAGAGCACGGCATTAGGGTTTGTTGCCGGATTTACAGGAGATGAGGTCAGTAGGTATATTGAAAGTCTTGGGATTAATAACGGATTCATCCGGGTGAAAGAGGGGCTTACCAGGATAAACTTAAAGCTAAAATCAATCGAAGGAACAGAGATTAACGGACAAGGACCTAAGATTAATAAAGAAAAAATCGCTCAACTTATGGAGCAACTTGATCAGCTTGAGGAGGGCGATGTTTTGTTCTTATCCGGCAGTATCCCTGCCTCTATGCCTGAGGATATTTATCAAAGGATTATGAAAAACTTGGATGGACGCAGCGTGAAGACGGTAGTGGATGCTACAGGAAATTTGCTGCTGAATGTGCTTCCTTATCGCCCATTTTTAATTAAGCCGAATAATCACGAATTAAGTGAACTCTTTCAGGTGGAATTAAAGACAAGAGCGGAGGTTCTGCCTTATGGTAGAAAGCTTCAGCAAATGGGTGCGAAGAATGTGCTGATTTCTCTGGCTGGCGAGGGTGCTGTTTTGCTGGCTGAAGATGGGACTGTTCATAGCAGTCCGGTGCCCAAAGGAAATCTTGTAAACGGAGTGGGTGCAGGGGATGCAATGCTGGCTGCATTTATGTATGCCTGGATGGAGAGCCGAGACTATGGGCGGGCATTTCATTGGGGATTGTCAGCCGGTTGTGCAACGGCTTATTCGGAGAAATTAGCGACTAGGGCAGAAATAGAAGCAATATATCGAGAAGTTCGTACCATGAATGGAATGTAA
- a CDS encoding YczE/YyaS/YitT family protein: MENRNRRIVMSCVGIIICGISVALFRMAHWGTDPFQTFCAGIQELTGISFGLLYMIINGLMLLVVFLVQRKYIGIATVLNITLLGYVVEWTYGWLQRQYPVESISSKIIFLCLGLLLLCIASSLYFTADLGVSTYDSIALYLSEKKVARFSICRIGTDLFCVITGGLLGAPVGVGTVITAFCMGPLIQFFNKHLAQPILLYQKKKPG; the protein is encoded by the coding sequence ATGGAAAATAGAAATCGAAGAATTGTGATGTCATGTGTCGGAATAATTATATGCGGTATTAGCGTTGCATTATTTCGAATGGCACATTGGGGAACGGATCCGTTTCAAACATTTTGCGCGGGAATACAGGAATTAACAGGAATTAGCTTTGGATTATTATATATGATAATTAATGGACTTATGCTACTTGTTGTATTCTTGGTACAGAGAAAATACATAGGAATCGCAACGGTCCTAAATATAACATTGCTTGGCTATGTAGTGGAGTGGACATATGGCTGGTTACAAAGACAATATCCTGTAGAAAGCATTAGCAGTAAGATCATATTTTTGTGTTTGGGATTATTGCTTTTATGTATAGCGTCCTCTTTGTATTTTACGGCAGATCTCGGTGTTTCGACCTATGATTCAATCGCACTGTATTTATCTGAGAAAAAGGTGGCGCGATTCAGCATATGCCGTATTGGTACCGATTTATTCTGCGTAATTACGGGTGGACTTTTGGGCGCACCAGTAGGAGTGGGAACAGTTATTACCGCCTTTTGTATGGGACCGTTAATCCAATTCTTTAACAAGCATTTAGCACAGCCAATATTACTTTATCAAAAGAAGAAACCGGGATGA